One Oryzias melastigma strain HK-1 unplaced genomic scaffold, ASM292280v2 sc00401, whole genome shotgun sequence genomic window carries:
- the LOC118598377 gene encoding uncharacterized protein LOC118598377 (The sequence of the model RefSeq protein was modified relative to this genomic sequence to represent the inferred CDS: added 40 bases not found in genome assembly) → MGHLRLQGLRDTIVSPPDTDEDDEDPVKNAEAYAELIQFLDDKSLSLVMREAADDGRKALQILRDYYQNKGKPRIISLYTELTSLKKTENESVTEYIIRAETAITALRNAGETLSDGLLVAMVLKGLPETFQPFAIHVTQRDETMTFAEFKTKLRSYEDTEKMRAAAAGDDVMKVRAHQRGRPANADERGAERATTDLMCFRCGLRGHLARTCRRKLWCSSCRSNMHRDDTCRRRQRRERDDARKACGETESKDKEFAFQVSEGTGINPRGLMVDCGATSHIITDLRKFRRFDERFQAGSHCVELADGTKSKGVAERRGDAEVWLIDSGGRRVKALLKEALYIPSYPQDIFSVKAATANGATVIFKNRKDVLIHRDGTWGSLDSECPA, encoded by the coding sequence ATGGGCCATCTTCGACTACAAGGCTTAAGAGACACTATTGTGAGTCCACCTGATAccgatgaagatgatgaagatccAGTGAAAAATGCGGAGGCATACGCTGAGCTGATCCAGTTTCTGGATGACAAGAGTCTGTCGCTGGTGATGCGCGAAGCAGCTGATGATGGACGCAAGGCGCTACAGATCCTGAGAGACTACTACCAGAACAAAGGAAAGCCTCGTATTATCAGTCTTTATACTGAACTGACGTCACTCAAAAAGACAGAGAATGAAAGTGTGACGGAATACATAATCCGAGCTGAGACTGCAATCACGGCCTTAAGAAACGCCGGTGAAACTCTGAGTGATGGCCTGCTGGTAGCAATGGTTTTGAAGGGGCTACCTGAAACATTTCAACCCTTCGCTATCCATGTTACACAGCGAGATGAAACCATGACTTTTGCAGAATTCAAGACAAAACTGCGGAGTTATGAGGACACTGAAAAGATGCGCGCCGCAGCAGCAGGTGACGATGTGATGAAGGTCCGCGCGCACCAGAGAGGAAGACCTGCAAACGCAGATGAGCGAGGAGCAGAGAGGGCGACGACAGACCTGATGTGCTTCAGATGCGGCCTGAGAGGACATCTAGCCAGAACCTGCCGCCGCAAACTGTGGTGCAGTTCGTGCAGGAGCAACATGCACCGGGACGACACCTGTCGACGCAGACAGCGCAGAGAGCGGGACGACGCACGCAAAGCCTGCGGTGAGACGGAGAGCAAGGATAAAGAGTTTGCTTTCCAAGTGAGCGAAGGAACGGGCATCAACCCGAGGGGCTTGATGGTCGACTGCGGAGCAACTTCGCATATCATCACCGATCTCCGAAAGTTCAGGCGCTTTGATGAACGTTTTCAAGCCGGGTCACACTGCGTGGAGCTGGCTGACGGCACGAAGAGTAAAGGAGTGGCTGAACGTCGAGGTGACGCGGAAGTCTGGCTGATTGACAGCGGGGGAAGACGCGTCAAAGCTTTACTGAAAGAAGCTTTGTACATCCCATCCTATCCACAAGACATTTTCTCTGTGAAAGCAGCTACAGCCAATGGAGCGACGGTGATCTTCAAAAACAGGAAGGACGTGTTGATCCACAGAGA